The window ATGACAACCACCCTGCCAATCAAAACGCGCCGCCGACCCGAAAGCCGGCGGCGCCCCACCGAAGATCGCGGAGTGCTCCACCCTACTTCATCGCGCCCCCCTTCAACTCCGGTCCCTCCGGCAACGCCTTGCGCGCGTGGCAGTCCACGCAGGCGAGGGTCGCTCCGTTCTCGTCGTGGCAGCCGAGGCAGTTGCGGTGGAAGGCCATCTTCAGGTCGGGCACGTCCGGCGAGGCCGGATCGTACTCGGCCAGATGGCAGTCGCCGCAGGCGGTCTCGTCGCCGGGTTCCTGGTCGTGGTGGCAGGTGGTGCAGGCCTCGGCCATGTCGACGTGGCCGGCGTGATCGAATTCGACGGGCATGAACCAGTGGCTCACGTCGTCGATCACGACGGTGTCGGGACCGGTGGCGGCGGCGACGGCCCAACCGGCGGCCAGCAGGGCGCAGACGGCGATGACGGCTCTCATGACGGGTCTCCTTTCAGGAAGAACGACAGGATTCCGTCCCGGGGCACGCCCATGCGCTCGGCGCATTCGGCGCAGTAGGAAGGATCCTTCAGGTCGACGTGTTCGGGCAGGAGCGAGGCGCTCATGACGCACCAGCTCAGGTGGCAGTGGACCAGGCCGCAGGTGTGGCCGAGTTCGTGCAGAACCTCCTTGAGCAGGCGCAGGCGCAGACGGTAGGGGTCCGGCGCGTCGCCCGTGAATTCGGGGCGGAGCCGGAAGGTCGAGGCGATGCCGGCGATGCCGTCGAGCTGGGCGCTGCCCAGGACGTGGGCGAAGACCGGCAGGTAGAGGTCGACGTCGGTGACGCCGATGCGACGCACGCCGGGCGCGGGGGTCGGCTGCTGCAGGGCGGCGAGCAGCGTGTCGGCGGAGTACTGGCGGCGGTCGCGGCTGAAGGCGTCGGCGACGGGCAGCTCGAGGTCGGACACCCACACCGGATGGGCCAGGCACACGGCCGCGTCCTCGCGCAGCTGGCGCACCAGGGACGGCGCGATGGCCCCCACGCGGATCAGTTCGACCCCGAGGCGGCTCATGGTGCCGGCCTCCGGTCATCGCGACGCCGGGTCGCCGCCCGGCCGGACGCGTTCCGCACGACCATGTCAGATCCGCTCGATGCCGAACTTGCGCATCTTGTTGTAGAGCGTGACCCGATCGATCCCCAGGGCCTTGGCGGCCTGCGTCACGTTGAACTGGTGGTGCTTCAGGACGCGGCGGATGTGCTGCTCCTCGATGGCGCACAGCGACTCGTCGGTCGCGGCGTACTGGTCGACCTCGCGGCCCGCGAGGGGCAGGTGCTCGCGCTTGATCTCCCGGCCGCGGCACACGACCAGGGCCCGTTCGATGGCGTTGGCCAGCTCGCGCACGTTGCCCGGCCAGGGGTAGTGGACCAGGAACTCGCGCACGTCCGGCGCGAACGACCTCACGTTGCGACCCATGGCGTCGGCGTAGCGCGCCAGGAAGTGCTCGGCGATGGGCAGGATGTCCTCGGTGCGCTCGCGCAGGGGCGGAATCGTGATGGTGAAGACGTTGAT is drawn from bacterium and contains these coding sequences:
- a CDS encoding cytochrome c3 family protein — encoded protein: MRAVIAVCALLAAGWAVAAATGPDTVVIDDVSHWFMPVEFDHAGHVDMAEACTTCHHDQEPGDETACGDCHLAEYDPASPDVPDLKMAFHRNCLGCHDENGATLACVDCHARKALPEGPELKGGAMK